The Sporichthyaceae bacterium genomic sequence CGCCAGACCTCGAGCAGCTCACGTGCCTCCGCAGCGTCGGCTCGTTCGGCGACGGTCGGTCGATCCAGTATGTGGTGGGCGCCGGCTGCGGCGGCCAGGGCAACCAGCACCACCGCGCCGAGCAACAGCGCGCGCCGGCGGGCGTGGCGGCGATCGGCCAGTTCGGCCGTCAACTGGGCGCGGAGCACTTCGGCCTCGGACGCTTTCGTCAGAAAGGTCACGTCCGAAAGTAGAGCCGAAGCTCACGCGAAGTGGAACACCTCGGTGCCGCTGGGGGCGCCGTATCGGCGGACCACCTTGTTGAGCTCGTCCTGCAGGTACATGACGCCGACGCCGAAGCACAGCCACATCAGCACGGCGGTGGGCGGGTCGCAGGTGCGCGGCAGTCCCGCGGCGGCCTGCGCGGCTTCGATCCGGGCCGCGGTGTGCTCGACGGCGAGGAACTGCGGAACGCCGAGCGGGGCACCGAGGGTGATCGAGACGGCCGACAGCAGCGGGCGACCGCCGATGCGGGCGTCGAACGCGCGCACCTCGCGGTTGACCGCGACGATCCACCACACGAAGTAGAGCCCGAGCGTGAGCACGCCGAGGGCGTAAACCGTGTACGGGTTCCGGTAGCGCGGCAGCGTGCCGACGGTCAGACTCTCCCGTGCCAGCAGCACGTCGGCGTCCTGCGACGTCAAGCCAGTCACCCCCCACGGATCGTCGGCTCGTCTGCACCGTAGAGCCGGGTCCGGGGTCACCGCGCGGGGAATGACCCAAGAGGGTGGCCGCGCGGACGTCAGTCCAACGAGAGCGTCCGCGCCTTCGCCCCGACCGCGAGGTCGAGGTCGTGGGTGGCCATCACGACGGTGCCGCCGCGGGCGGCGTAGCCGAGCAGGATCTCGGCCAGCACCGGCCGGAACTGCGCGTCGAGGCCGAACTCGGGGTCGTCGATCAGCAGCAGCCGGGACGGCTTGCAGAACGCGGCGGCCAGGCTCAGCCGCTGCCGCAGCCCCTGGGACAGCGTGTAGGGCTGGTCCTGCTCGCGCTTCTCGAGCCCGAAGGCTTCGCAGACCCGCGGGGGCAGCGGCCAGGAGTCGTCCTCCTCGCCGGCCATCCGGGACAGCTCCAGCACCTGGAGCACGTTGGCGCCGGGTTCCCACTCCGGCTCCCCGGCGGTCAGGATCACGTGGGGGGCCACTTCGGGGTCGTCCGGCGCGTGGTCCAGCACCCGCAGGGCGCCGGTGTCCGTCGGGATCTGCCCGGCCAGCAGGCGCAGCAACGTGCTCTTGCCCGAGCCGATGTCGCCGAGCACCGCGACGATCTCGCCGGCTTCCACCGAGAGGTTCAGCCCGGCGAAGACCGGATAGCCGCCCAACCGCACGCCGACACCCTCGGCCGAGACAACCGCCATGCCGCCTACCCTAAGGCGGCCCCGCACACCAGATCATCGATGATCTGGCGGGGGTTCTCTCATACGCCAGACGTCACGCCAGGCCCGGTTCGGGGCCGAAATCTGACGCCGCGCCTCTGCCAGAGTCACGCCGGGCCCGATTCGGGGCCGAAATCTGACGCCCCGCGTATGAGAGTGCGCGCTGCGCTCATCGATGATCGTGCGGATTCAGATCACGGCCTCGTCGCGGAGGGCCAAGATCTCCGGTTCGGAACGCCCCAGCTCTCGTAGGATCGCCTCGGTGTGCTCGCCCAGTTCCGGCACCGGGTCCATCCGGGGGTCCGCGCCGGGCATCGAGATCGGCGGCAGCAGCGCGGCCAGTTCGCCGACGGGGGAGTCGATCCGGCGCCACCGGTCGCGGCCGGACAGCTGCGGGTGCTCGAGCAATCCGGCGACCTCGTTCATTCGGCCGTTCGCGATCCGGGCCCGGTCCAGCCGTTCGGTCAACGCCGCCATCGTCAGGGCCCCGACCACCGCGTCCAGCGCGGCGGACAGTTCGCCGCGGTTGGCCACCCGCAGCGAGTTCGAGGCGAACCGGGGATCGGTGGCCAGCTCCGGGTGCTCCAGCACGCCGGCGCAGAACGAGGCCCACTCCCGCTCGTTCTGGATGGCGATCACCACCTCGCCGTCAGCCGCGGTGAACGGGCCGTAGGGGGCGATGGCCGGATGCGCGGCGCCGAAACGCGTCGGTGGGGTGCCGCCGTAGGCGGTGAAGTAGAGCGGGTAGCCCATCCATTCGGTCAGCGCGTCGAAGAGCGAGATCTCCATCGCGCGGCCGCGACCGGTGCGACCGCGTTCGACCAACGCGGCCAGGATCCCGGAGAACGCGTACATCCCGGCGGCGATGTCGGCGACCGGGATGCCGGCCTTCGAGGGCGTCTCCGGGGAGCCGGTGATCGACAGCACGCCGGTCTCGGCCTGGATCAACAGGTCGTAGGCCTTCGCGTCGCGGTACGGGCCGGCGCTGCCGAACCCGGAAATCGAGCAGTGCACCAACCTCGGATGACGGTCCGTCAGTTCCGTTGCGCCCAGGCCGAGTCGCTCGGCAGCGCCCGGGGCGAAGTTCTGCACGAACACATCGGCGTCGTCGAGCAACTCCCGCACAATCGC encodes the following:
- a CDS encoding ATP-binding cassette domain-containing protein — translated: MAVVSAEGVGVRLGGYPVFAGLNLSVEAGEIVAVLGDIGSGKSTLLRLLAGQIPTDTGALRVLDHAPDDPEVAPHVILTAGEPEWEPGANVLQVLELSRMAGEEDDSWPLPPRVCEAFGLEKREQDQPYTLSQGLRQRLSLAAAFCKPSRLLLIDDPEFGLDAQFRPVLAEILLGYAARGGTVVMATHDLDLAVGAKARTLSLD
- a CDS encoding CaiB/BaiF CoA-transferase family protein, which gives rise to MIERADDVSAPGTLPLAGLRVVSCEQAVAAPLATRHLADLGARVIKIERPGVGDFARAYDETVKGMSSHFVWLNRSKESLTLDLKDPRGLAIVRELLDDADVFVQNFAPGAAERLGLGATELTDRHPRLVHCSISGFGSAGPYRDAKAYDLLIQAETGVLSITGSPETPSKAGIPVADIAAGMYAFSGILAALVERGRTGRGRAMEISLFDALTEWMGYPLYFTAYGGTPPTRFGAAHPAIAPYGPFTAADGEVVIAIQNEREWASFCAGVLEHPELATDPRFASNSLRVANRGELSAALDAVVGALTMAALTERLDRARIANGRMNEVAGLLEHPQLSGRDRWRRIDSPVGELAALLPPISMPGADPRMDPVPELGEHTEAILRELGRSEPEILALRDEAVI